Proteins found in one Thunnus maccoyii chromosome 5, fThuMac1.1, whole genome shotgun sequence genomic segment:
- the LOC121896765 gene encoding protein NLRC3-like isoform X7 — MKSDWSKRRPPVFSNEPGPSDTKERKRRGVSVEERLSCCSLCQDVLKDPVSTSCGHWFCRQCITSYWDQSAPSGNSSCPQCGERSRTRPGLQTDSQTSTVQKSGLQEVLDEHKISLRRRCECVTEGSDEAGSETLLNRIYTELYITEGQSEDVNTQHEVRQLEAASKMETLHDTPIRCHDIFKVLPDQQKDIRVVLTNGVAGVGKTFSVQKFTLDWAEGSENQDVSLVILLSFRELNFIKDEQYSLLMLIHDFHPTLQKVTAEKLAVWKVLFIFDGLDESRLSLDFNNMKVVSDVTQKSSVNVLLTNLFKGKLLPSALVWITSRPAAANQIPPTCVDRVTEVRGFTDAQKEEYFRRRFSDEELSSRIISHIKTSRSLHIMCLIPVFCWITAAVLEHMLTTDQRGELPKTLTDMYSHFLLVQTKRKKHKYDEGHDTSPQELTEADRELLLKLGRLAFEHLEKGNIMFYQEDLKKCGLDVTEASVLSGVCTEIFKRDSVIFQKTVYCFVHLSVQEFLAAVYMYHCYTSRNTKVLNGFLGKYHSYSSLDDFLKRAMEKSLRSKNGHLDLFVRFLHGLSLKSNQSLLGGLLGQTENSPEIIQKAINNLKKKKTNISPDRSINIFHCLMEMNDHSVHQEIQEFLKSENRSEKKLSVIHCSALAYMLQMSEEVLDELDLKKYNTSREGKLRLIPAVRNCRKARLADCGLSETHCEVVASALKSNPSHLRELDLGRNSLSDSAVKHLSAGLESPNCRLETLRLSRCGLSEISCASLVSALKSNPSHLKELDLGGNENKQVSGLNLLCDFLESPHCRLETLRLWDCSLSKISCDSLASALKSNPSSHLRELHLRELDPWEYFTLSSSDVKQLSDLQESPDCRLETLRW, encoded by the exons atgaagagtgactggtcTAAACGTCGTCCTCCAgtcttcagtaatgaacctggaccctcagacacaaa agagaggaagaggaggggtgtttctgtggaggagcggctgtcctgctgttctttgtgtcaggACGTCCTGAAGGATCCAGTCTCTACCAGCTGTGGACACTGGTTCTGCAGACAGTGCATCACCTCATACTGGGACCAGTCTGCTCCATCAGGAAACTCCTCCTGTCCCCAGTGTGGAGAAAGATCCAGAACAAGACCTGGACTGCAGACTGACAGTCAGACCAGCACTGTACAAA aAAGTGGTCTGCAGGAGGTTTTAGATGAACATAAGATCAgtctgaggaggagatgtgaaTGCGTGACTGAAGGAAgtgatgaagcaggaagtgaaaccctcctcaacaggatctacactgagctctacatcacagagggacagagtgaaGACGTTAATACCCAACATGAGGTGAGGCAGCTTGAAGCAGCTTCCAAGATGGAGACCCTCCATGACACTCCAATCAGGTGTCACGACATCTTTAAAGTCTTACCTGACCAACAGAAAGACATCAGAGTCGTTCTGACCAACGGCGTCGCTGGCgttggaaaaaccttctcagtgcagaagttcactctggactgggcagagggctcggaaaaccaagatgtcagtctggtgattctgcTTTCGTTCAGAGAGCTGAACTTCATCAAAGATGAGCAGTACAGTCTGCTCATGCTGATCCATGatttccatccaacattacagaaggtcacagcagagaagctcgCTGTCTggaaagttttgttcatctttgacggcctggatgaaagcaggCTTTCACTGGATTTCAACAACATGAAGGTcgtgtctgatgtcacacagaagtcatCGGTCAACGTGCTGTTGACAAACCTCTTCAAGGGGAAGCTGCTTCCCTCAGCTCTGGtctggataacttcccgacctgcagcagccaatcagatccctcccacatgtgttgacagggtaacagaagtccgaggcttcactgacgcccagaaggaggagtacttcaggaggagattcagtgatgaagagctgtccagcagaatcatctcacacatcaagacatccaggagcctccacatcatgtgtctcatcccagtcttctgctggatcactgctgcagttctggagcacatgttgactacagaccagagaggagagctgcccaagaccctgactgacatgtactcacacttcctgctggttcagacaaagaggaagaagcacaagtATGATGAAGGACATGATACGAGTCCACAGGAACTGACGGAGGCTGACAGGGAacttcttctgaagctggggaggctggcgtttgaacatctggagaaaggaaacatcatgttctaCCAAGAAGACCTGAAGAagtgtggtcttgatgtcacagaggcctcAGTGTTATCAGGAGTTTGTACAGAGATCTTCAAAAGAGATAGTGTGATCTTCCAGAAAACagtctactgctttgttcatctgagcgttcaggagtttctggctgcagtctacatgtaccactgttacaccagCAGGAACACAAAGGTACTGAATGGCTTCCTGGGAAAATACCACAGTTACTCATCTCTGGATGACTTCCTGAAGAGAGCCATGGAGAAATCTCTCAGAAGTAAAAATGGTCACCTGGATCTGTTTGTGcgcttccttcatggcctctctctgaagtccaaccagagtctcttaggaggcctgctgggtcagacagagaacagtccaGAAATCATCCAGAAAGCCATCAAcaacctgaagaagaagaagaccaatatctctcctgacagaagcatcaacatctttcactgtctgatggagatgaacgaccactcagtacatcaggagatccaagagttcctgaagtcagagaacagatcagagaagAAACTCTCTGTGatccactgctcagctctggcctacatgctgcagatgtcagaggaggttctggatgagttggacctgaagaagtacaacacatcaaGGGAGGGAAAACTGAGACtcatcccagctgtgaggaactgcagaaaggctCG ACTTGCTGATTGTGGActctcagagactcactgtgaagttgtggcttcagctctgaagtccaacccctcccacctCAGAGAGCTGGACCTGGGCCGGAACAGTCTGTCTGACTCAGCAGTGAAGcatctgtctgctggactggagagtccaaactgtagactggagactctgag attgagtcgCTGcggtttgtcagagatcagctgtgcttctctggtctcagctctgaagtccaacccctcccatctgaaaGAGCTGGATCTGGGAGGAAACGAAAACAAGCAGGTTTCAGGATTGAatctgctgtgtgattttctggagagtccacactgtagactggagactctgag attgtgggACTGCAGTTTGTCAAAGATCAGCTGTgattctctggcctcagctctgaagtccaacccctcatcccatctgagagagctgcatctgagagagctggatccGTGGGAATACTTCACTCTGTCGAGTTCAGATGTGAAGCAGCTGTCTGATCTTCaggagagtccagactgtagactggagactctgag atGGTGA
- the LOC121896803 gene encoding RNA-binding protein 12-like isoform X1 has product MQALSAPQPFPPPTFSSAALTSHAYTFHQPSIPSSSPAPISAAPSLPAISAAPPPAPTTAAAQTAQTTAGPSSSTSYTQPVPPLSSFHPPCLLPYPPAPHDPHSSITRTTAPAPPYPTALHTASLGLFLAPTSPSSSYTLATAQPPVRPLASARPSPVSPTLRQQILTGNYIDLTQLIHPTSINPHIPRELLTSFGPSELKQPLPARSKDLTVAEFAFAFSLYRDIICSAFPDRRSELDDYLSLILDLALRFGGNGFYTYHILFASQAAGRLQQFNQGTYWGTLDHELYCQVFAARASLHCEMCGAPSHPAAACTLSAPLPRASVTDKRSPAMPHYLPSVAPPPSITPKPALDHPSILGPLPKGTDRRGRPVLYQGGRMICNNFNDLSCSSFSCKFLHTCSFCGGAHARATCPHNPTKQQL; this is encoded by the exons ATGCaggctctctctgctccacagccATTTCCTCCTCCTACTTTCTCTTCAGCCGCACTTACATCCCATGCATATACATTCCATCAACCCAgcatcccttcctcctctccggCTCCTATCTCTGCTGCTCCTTCCCTCCCGGccatctcagctgctcctccacccGCACCAACCACGGCAGCCGCTCAGACAGCACAAACAACAGCGGGCCCCAGCAGCTCCACGAGTTACACCCAACctgttcctcctctttcttctttccaccCTCCCTGTCTCCTCCCCTACCCCCCGGCTCCCCACGACCCGCACTCTAGCATTACCCGTACTACAGCACCTGCACCTCCTTATCCTACAGCCTTACACACGGCCAGCCTCGGCCTTTTCCTGGCTCCCACATCTCCATCCAGCAGCTACACCCTGGCCACCGCCCAGCCACCAGTGCGCCCCCTAGCATCCGCCCGGCCCTCCCCCGTGTCTCCCACCCTCAGGCAGCAGATCCTAACCGGTAATTACATTGATCTCACTCAACTCATTCACCCTACATCAATTAATCCTCACATCCCCAGGGAACTGCTCACCTCATTCGGCCCCTCGGAACTTAAACAGCCACTTCCTGCTCGCTCCAAGGACCTCACAGTCGCCGAGTTCGCTTTTGCGTTCTCATTGTATAGAGACATAATTTGTTCAGCCTTCCCCGACCGCAGGTCCGAGCTCGATGATTACTTGTCATTAATTCTTGACCTGGCCTTGCGTTTCGGCGGCAACGGTTTCTATACCTATCATATCCTCTTCGCCTCCCAAGCCGCCGGTCGCCTCCAACAGTTCAACCAGGGCACGTACTGGGGAACATTGGACCACGAGCTATACTGCCAAGTTTTCGCAGCTCGCGCTTCTCTGCACTGCGAAATGTGCGGCGCCCCTTCCCATCCCGCCGCAGCATGCACCCTCTCCGCCCCCCTGCCCCGCGCCTCGGTAACAGACAAGCGAAGCCCAGCCATGCCACACTACTTGCCATCGGTGGCTCCCCCACCATCCATCACCCCCAAACCTGCCTTAGATCACCCGTCCATCCTCGGCCCCCTCCCCAAAGGCACGGACAGGAGAGGGAGACCTGTCCTCTACCAGGGAGGACGGATGATCTGCAATAACTTCAACGACCTCAGTTGCAGCTCCTTCAGCTGCAAATTCCTCCACACTTGTTCATTCTGCGGGGGAGCCCACGCCAGAGCCACATGCCCACACAACCCGACAAAGCAACAGCTGT GA
- the LOC121896803 gene encoding RNA-binding protein 12-like isoform X2, producing MQALSAPQPFPPPTFSSAALTSHAYTFHQPSIPSSSPAPISAAPSLPAISAAPPPAPTTAAAQTAQTTAGPSSSTSYTQPVPPLSSFHPPCLLPYPPAPHDPHSSITRTTAPAPPYPTALHTASLGLFLAPTSPSSSYTLATAQPPVRPLASARPSPVSPTLRQQILTGNYIDLTQLIHPTSINPHIPRELLTSFGPSELKQPLPARSKDLTVAEFAFAFSLYRDIICSAFPDRRSELDDYLSLILDLALRFGGNGFYTYHILFASQAAGRLQQFNQGTYWGTLDHELYCQVFAARASLHCEMCGAPSHPAAACTLSAPLPRASVTDKRSPAMPHYLPSVAPPPSITPKPALDHPSILGPLPKGTDRRGRPVLYQGGRMICNNFNDLSCSSFSCKFLHTCSFCGGAHARATCPHNPTKQQL from the exons ATGCaggctctctctgctccacagccATTTCCTCCTCCTACTTTCTCTTCAGCCGCACTTACATCCCATGCATATACATTCCATCAACCCAgcatcccttcctcctctccggCTCCTATCTCTGCTGCTCCTTCCCTCCCGGccatctcagctgctcctccacccGCACCAACCACGGCAGCCGCTCAGACAGCACAAACAACAGCGGGCCCCAGCAGCTCCACGAGTTACACCCAACctgttcctcctctttcttctttccaccCTCCCTGTCTCCTCCCCTACCCCCCGGCTCCCCACGACCCGCACTCTAGCATTACCCGTACTACAGCACCTGCACCTCCTTATCCTACAGCCTTACACACGGCCAGCCTCGGCCTTTTCCTGGCTCCCACATCTCCATCCAGCAGCTACACCCTGGCCACCGCCCAGCCACCAGTGCGCCCCCTAGCATCCGCCCGGCCCTCCCCCGTGTCTCCCACCCTCAGGCAGCAGATCCTAACCGGTAATTACATTGATCTCACTCAACTCATTCACCCTACATCAATTAATCCTCACATCCCCAGGGAACTGCTCACCTCATTCGGCCCCTCGGAACTTAAACAGCCACTTCCTGCTCGCTCCAAGGACCTCACAGTCGCCGAGTTCGCTTTTGCGTTCTCATTGTATAGAGACATAATTTGTTCAGCCTTCCCCGACCGCAGGTCCGAGCTCGATGATTACTTGTCATTAATTCTTGACCTGGCCTTGCGTTTCGGCGGCAACGGTTTCTATACCTATCATATCCTCTTCGCCTCCCAAGCCGCCGGTCGCCTCCAACAGTTCAACCAGGGCACGTACTGGGGAACATTGGACCACGAGCTATACTGCCAAGTTTTCGCAGCTCGCGCTTCTCTGCACTGCGAAATGTGCGGCGCCCCTTCCCATCCCGCCGCAGCATGCACCCTCTCCGCCCCCCTGCCCCGCGCCTCGGTAACAGACAAGCGAAGCCCAGCCATGCCACACTACTTGCCATCGGTGGCTCCCCCACCATCCATCACCCCCAAACCTGCCTTAGATCACCCGTCCATCCTCGGCCCCCTCCCCAAAGGCACGGACAGGAGAGGGAGACCTGTCCTCTACCAGGGAGGACGGATGATCTGCAATAACTTCAACGACCTCAGTTGCAGCTCCTTCAGCTGCAAATTCCTCCACACTTGTTCATTCTGCGGGGGAGCCCACGCCAGAGCCACATGCCCACACAACCCGACAAAGCAACAGCTGT AG